In Corynebacterium ulcerans, one genomic interval encodes:
- a CDS encoding methyltransferase domain-containing protein, translated as MLSHVIDVLADPTDGTPLSLVDDSTRLVSESGHSFDVARQGYVTLAGGAGLRYSGDDTSMIRARETFLSSGHFAPFVEAVSAAVHTVLDEAGVADDARPTICEIGAGTGYYLAHTLDDVDNSVGLGIDVSVPAAKLLAKCHPRVGAVVADAWSRLPIQDASIDAITVIFAPRNASEFARVLKPGGQVIVLTADTGHLGELRDPLGIIDVEQGKVQRMIDQAAGHLTPVGEPEPVQFTMRLDQDSIATQIGMSPSARHIHPDVLAERIATLPPVMDVTARAMITRFTKV; from the coding sequence GTGCTTTCACATGTCATTGATGTTCTTGCCGATCCTACTGACGGAACACCACTGAGCTTGGTCGACGACTCCACAAGGCTCGTGTCTGAATCAGGACACAGCTTTGATGTCGCACGTCAGGGCTATGTGACACTTGCAGGAGGCGCTGGTCTGCGTTACTCCGGCGATGATACGTCGATGATACGTGCCCGCGAAACCTTCCTATCCAGTGGGCACTTTGCACCATTCGTAGAAGCAGTAAGCGCTGCGGTGCATACCGTTCTCGACGAGGCTGGCGTTGCCGACGACGCCCGCCCCACGATCTGCGAGATCGGCGCCGGAACGGGATACTATCTAGCGCACACGCTTGACGACGTCGACAACTCCGTCGGGCTCGGCATCGACGTATCCGTCCCCGCCGCCAAACTTCTAGCAAAATGTCATCCGCGCGTAGGAGCTGTAGTCGCCGACGCCTGGTCCCGCCTTCCTATCCAAGACGCCTCTATAGACGCCATCACCGTCATCTTTGCGCCCAGAAATGCTTCCGAGTTTGCCCGTGTGCTTAAACCAGGTGGCCAAGTCATCGTGCTCACCGCCGATACCGGCCACCTCGGCGAGCTGCGCGATCCTCTTGGCATCATTGATGTGGAACAAGGAAAAGTACAAAGGATGATCGATCAGGCCGCCGGGCATCTTACGCCAGTAGGAGAGCCAGAGCCTGTCCAATTCACTATGCGCTTAGACCAGGACTCTATAGCCACCCAAATTGGGATGAGCCCCTCGGCTCGCCACATCCACCCAGATGTTTTGGCTGAGAGGATCGCAACGCTGCCACCAGTGATGGACGTGACGGCGAGGGCTATGATTACTCGTTTCACAAAGGTCTAA
- a CDS encoding glycoside hydrolase family 32 protein yields the protein MAHRPELHVTPETGVLDAPAGALFDGQTWHVFHQFRPKLDSGARWAHTVADETPFDWDICDDVLAPDNDEIRVRAGSVTSTDNTAHLYFTSVSPSGDSVHLAEIAEIDSTAADISDDPSMIDPHVRRVGRVVDDREGLNNFRSPCVVPNWATEDDREEGHKGWIMLAVTGDVASPTLAILDSRDGVDWSLRGPLKIVGDSGVEGERLVAPRIIRLRDEVDNNIYDILIVTVETGGIDRSGYLVGTLSGRIFTVDSPFERLDYGHDFTRPRNTNYTAEALNDLDEHRYDTAYVFGLMNGIGRLDDPSKHLSFIEEKWANCLSFPRKMTLQGGKIYHTPVTGLPSAVKSSDYASMWTSIMDVPEGEEITIELHDSTGQVAATITHRGDLLELDRSMNPQHLGDDIAIAPLTEGDTDSMTIIVDGSTVEVFADGGQVAMASRVYFNGHCEEFAVVPSEGASISHTDEIRPMKSVLFTDEDEEGPVR from the coding sequence ATGGCACACCGCCCCGAACTACATGTCACTCCGGAAACAGGCGTCCTCGACGCTCCAGCGGGAGCACTTTTCGACGGCCAAACGTGGCATGTCTTCCACCAGTTCCGCCCCAAATTAGACTCCGGGGCTCGATGGGCTCACACTGTGGCAGACGAAACTCCTTTCGACTGGGATATTTGCGACGACGTCCTAGCCCCTGACAACGACGAAATCCGAGTGCGTGCCGGGTCGGTGACGTCTACGGATAACACTGCCCATCTCTATTTCACTTCTGTCTCTCCTAGCGGCGACTCCGTTCATTTAGCAGAAATCGCAGAGATCGACAGTACAGCCGCTGACATCAGCGATGATCCTTCCATGATCGATCCGCATGTGCGCCGCGTAGGAAGGGTGGTCGATGACCGCGAGGGACTCAACAACTTCCGCTCCCCCTGCGTGGTCCCTAATTGGGCTACCGAAGACGACCGCGAGGAGGGACATAAAGGTTGGATCATGCTTGCCGTGACAGGCGACGTAGCCTCTCCTACTCTTGCCATCCTTGACTCACGCGACGGAGTCGATTGGTCCTTGCGCGGTCCGCTAAAAATCGTCGGAGACTCTGGCGTCGAGGGCGAAAGGCTCGTAGCTCCACGCATTATCCGGCTTCGCGACGAAGTCGACAACAACATTTACGACATCCTCATCGTTACCGTAGAAACCGGCGGTATCGACCGCTCAGGGTACCTCGTCGGAACGCTCAGCGGCCGCATTTTCACCGTCGATTCGCCCTTTGAACGACTCGACTACGGGCACGACTTCACCCGACCACGCAACACCAACTACACCGCCGAGGCACTCAACGACCTCGATGAGCACCGCTACGACACTGCTTATGTGTTTGGGCTCATGAACGGAATCGGGCGTCTCGACGACCCCAGCAAGCACTTAAGCTTCATCGAAGAAAAGTGGGCCAACTGTTTGTCCTTCCCTAGGAAGATGACGTTGCAGGGCGGAAAGATTTACCACACGCCAGTAACCGGCCTTCCTAGCGCCGTTAAAAGCTCCGACTACGCCTCCATGTGGACGTCCATCATGGATGTTCCTGAAGGAGAAGAAATTACCATCGAGTTGCATGACTCCACGGGCCAAGTCGCAGCCACGATCACCCACCGTGGCGATTTACTTGAATTAGACAGGTCTATGAACCCCCAGCATCTCGGCGATGATATTGCTATCGCTCCGCTGACTGAAGGCGATACAGACTCGATGACAATCATTGTGGATGGGTCCACCGTAGAGGTCTTCGCCGATGGAGGGCAGGTGGCAATGGCCAGCCGTGTGTACTTCAACGGACACTGCGAGGAGTTCGCGGTTGTTCCTAGCGAGGGCGCAAGCATCTCTCACACCGACGAAATCCGTCCGATGAAGAGCGTCCTTTTCACAGACGAAGACGAGGAAGGACCCGTGCGTTAA
- the budA gene encoding acetolactate decarboxylase codes for MSDHKALLTERHTIFQSSLMTALLDGIYDGEISISELLGHGNFGIGTFDALDGEMVILDGVCYQLRGDGSARVATLDQRSPFAIATNFVPRISADAPHGMKREELSRFISSLLPSENYMYAVRITGTFSHVSVRTVTKQERPYRPMMEATCDDAELVFHDTTGTIAGFRTPVYEKGIGVPGCHVHYVDDARTAGGHVLDFTMTDGTIEVCPGTDLQLRLPLTHDFSMASLAPDDLDQQIHATEVKS; via the coding sequence ATGAGTGACCATAAGGCTCTGTTAACTGAGCGCCACACTATTTTTCAGAGTTCACTGATGACCGCGCTTCTCGACGGCATCTACGACGGCGAAATCTCCATCAGCGAGCTTCTCGGCCACGGAAACTTTGGCATCGGCACATTCGATGCACTCGATGGAGAAATGGTCATTCTAGACGGGGTCTGCTACCAGCTACGCGGAGATGGCTCAGCACGCGTAGCTACGCTCGATCAACGCAGCCCTTTCGCCATAGCAACCAACTTTGTGCCACGCATCAGCGCAGATGCACCACACGGGATGAAACGGGAAGAGCTCAGCAGGTTCATCTCTTCCCTCCTTCCTAGCGAGAACTACATGTACGCCGTCCGCATCACAGGAACGTTCAGTCATGTGTCGGTAAGAACTGTCACCAAACAGGAACGCCCTTACCGCCCCATGATGGAAGCAACCTGCGATGACGCCGAACTTGTATTCCACGACACGACCGGAACTATCGCGGGATTTAGGACTCCTGTTTATGAAAAAGGCATCGGTGTCCCTGGTTGCCATGTCCACTATGTCGACGATGCACGTACTGCCGGCGGGCACGTCCTTGATTTCACCATGACCGATGGAACCATAGAGGTATGCCCTGGCACTGACCTACAGCTCAGGCTTCCTCTCACCCACGATTTCAGTATGGCGTCCTTGGCACCAGATGACTTAGACCAACAAATTCATGCCACGGAAGTAAAGAGCTAG